The following nucleotide sequence is from Bacteroidota bacterium.
CCGAGAAAATCCAGACCGGATTGTGTTCCGGAGTTTCCGATCGTTAACCAGCCGCCGTTGCTTCCGCCACTGATCGGGTTAGCCGGCGCCCATTTACTGCCGTTCCAGGTGAGTACTTGTCCGTATGCAGCATCCATCGAAGTAAACTTCTGCGCGGTGATCGAACTATCGGCAACGTCGAGCGATGTGATCGGACCCCGGGGAGTTATAATAGACACTGTATGTTGCGGGGAGACCAGTTGGTGAACCCCTTGCGGGTTTGCACTGATCGTGATGCCACGCCCGTTCTGTACAATACTTATAGTACTATCACCAACAATCCGGATCGGACCATCCACCTCATTGATCGATGTTACCACACCCTGAGCATCGGCAGAGACAGAGCTTGCGCGGTCGGCAGTTTGGGCATGCAATGCGTACGGAGTTGAGACGAGTGGTGTTCGAGGCGACATCTCCTCCGCACTATCGATAGAGATGCCCAGCCAGTATTGATTGGAAAAATCGAGTGAGTTCGGTATTGCCCCGCTTGCACCGATGATGATGTTAAACACTCCGCTGGTTATGTTGACCGGCTGTGATTGCGTGAACAGGACAGTCCCGCCAGTTGGGGCGTCGTAGAAGGATGTTTTGATCACATGTTGTCCGTCAGCGATCGGATGTCCTTGATGGTCGGCTATGACGCCTTGATAGCTGATCTGCCGAGGAATTTGTGCGTATGCCGGCGCAGCAACGATAGCTGCAAACAATGCCACGAGAAGAGATACTGTGTTTTTCATAGTTGTAAGCGATGTACCGCAATACAACCATGAAATACTGAAAAAGGACTCCCAACCGCGGCGTTGAAGAACTACCCGATCGTCTGTTCACTTCGGCAGGACGCGCACCGACCGAAGCGAAAAGACAATCAGGTTAATGCACGATCAACATCCGTTTCGTTATGGTGCCGACCGGAGTTTGAAGACGGTACAGGTATGTACCGGATGGCAACGATCCCGGTTTGAATACGGCAAGATGAGTGCCGGCTTCCTGACGGGCGTCGATAATACGCTCTACCTCGATGCCGGACGTATTGAATACACCGAGCGTGACGGGCATTGAGGCTGGCAATACGTATTCGATCGAAGTCTGGCTCGACACCGGATTAGGATAGTTCTCCAATAGCATAAGTCCCGGCGCATCGCTCGATGTCACGACATTGCTTTGTGACTTTACAAGACCCAAATACTTCCACGATGCATTCTGGCTGTATGTATTCCCGTCTCCTGCCGTGAGTACATTGCCGATGAGAGCAGTTTTATCGGTGTCGGCGCCATCGAGAAGCCACTCATACATCATCGTGGCATATATGTTGCGGAAGTCGTGGTCTTGCTGGTAGGTTAGGTTGCCGGAGCCCGCAGTAAGCGACGCAGCATCAAGAGCCGGATCGTTGCCATACACGCCTGCATTGACCTGCGTGCCGACGATAAAGAGCGGTGCCGCAGTACCGTGATCTGTCCCGGAGCCATTTTCCTGCGGTCTGCGACCGAATTCCGAATACGTCATCGTCAGTACTTTATCCGCCACAGCGAACGCTTCGAGGTCGTCTTGAAAGGCTTTCAGCGCATCGCTGAGGTCTTGAAGGTTTGCGCCTTGATCGCTCAATTGATTACTGTGCGTATCGTATCCACCTTGATAGACGAGATAGATCTTCGTGCCGAACCCACTTGCGATACACTGTGCGACTTGCGCGAGTTGGTCGCCGAGTGTGTTATCGGTCGGATAGGTCACCTTGTTTGTGGTGACCGAACGGTTGAGTAATGTTTTGCTATACACTTCCGTCTCTTCCTGAATCGTGCGGACATATTCAAGTTCGACGTAAGGGATTGGCGGATTTGCGGGAATGTCGTCGTAGTTGTGAACACTCTTGTTCGCAGATGTCGGCAGTTGATTGATGGCAATACCCATCCCACCGCTCTTGGAGAGGAATAGGTTGCTCAGTGACGCGCCGAACTGGATCCCGAGCGGTGTACTCCCATCGGGGATTTGGGATGGCGGGTAGTTTGGGTTCAGTTGGCTTAAGAAGCGGCCGATCCATCCGGTCGTCGCGTAGATATTGGAGTCGGTGGATGTATTCCAAATGTCAGTCCCTCGGAAATGTGAAAGCTCCGGGTCAGGGTACCCCACGCCTTGGACGATCGCCATCCGTTTGTTGCTGTAGAGGCTTGCAGCACCACTCATATTGAAATGAAGCGCCAGGCTCTGGTGATCGGGTAGCGGCAGGATGTTGTCGCTCGGTTTCAATCCGAGCGTTGGCCGCAGTGCACTGTAGTTCGGATCGGTGTACGGGATCACACAATTGAGACCGTCGTTGCCTCCGGCAAGCTGGACGATCACAAGTATATGATCGTTCGCCGTCGCCGATTGTGCGAGCAGGTCACGAAGCGGCGATCGGCCGAAGGCTTTCACAGGGAAACCGCCCATCATGACCGGCAACGCATTCAATGCAACGCCGATCGTGGCTCCGTGCTTTAGAAAATCGCGACGTTTCATTCGAGTGTCTCCTATATCGGTGGGGTGATTAGATGAGCTGGTATTCCGGTAATGTCATGATACTGATCGCGAAGAGCGAGACGTAGGCATCGCTCAGGTAAAAATCGGAATCCGGCAGCGAAAGCGGATTGAGTGTAGCATAGAGCGTCGCAGATTCCTTCGGTCCGAGTGCGAACGAAAGGGTTGCTGATTCGAGTGCGGTGGCAATATCATGACTCTTCATCGAACTGACATTCGGCAACTGGTTTGCCCACCCCGTCGGGCTAAACGTCAGCTTCACACCCCGCACCTTCGTCGAGCCGTCGAGCGGACTCGGATATGTTCCCATCACGGCGGCGATCGCGAGTCGTTGGGGCAGCGTTCCGGTCGAGACCCAGTTGTGTGCGCCGGGCCAGCCTTTGACATTCGGCGGATTTAGTAATTGCTGGCCGAGCTCCACTCCGCCGATCGCGGTGACAAGGTAGGAATAGGATACGTTCGGATCGGAATACAGATTTCCTTTTGCATCGCTTCCATTCTTGGGCGGATCGCTCGGATCGAAATTCGGCAGCGACATGCCGAAGTCGCGGATGATCCCGGCCAGGAATTCGACCGGACTCTTCAATTGAGCACCCATGACGGCGCTGTCATAGAAATGCGCACTTGAGAGCAATGCCTTCATCACCGGTTTGATCTCCCAGTTGCTTGCAACGAAGAGGTTCGCCATCGCATCGACGACCTGCGGATTCGGGACGTAATACACGAATTGCGCATAGAGCTTCGAGCAGATGAAATACGCCACGTTATAGCCCGGCGCATTCTTCCCGTCGGTTGTCGTGCCTTTGGAAAGGATAATGTTGACGATATCGGACAACTGGAATTTACCGGTCTGTCCGTAAAACGTCTCGGTATCTACCGAGTCGTGCAGATTTGTATTGAACTGACCGACGAACGGCGCAGTCGTCGTAGGCTGCCAACCCGAGAGTGCCTTTGCAGCTTGCTGTACGTCGGTCTCAGTGTAGTTCGGCTCTCCGGTTTTTGGATCGGTCAGGCCGATGGTAAAGAGTTCTTGTAGTTCGCGCGCGTAATTCTCGTTGATGTTGTTAATGGTGTGCCCGTTCTTGATCGTATACGTATTTTGATTGCCATTGAGGTACACGAGCATCGCAGGGTCAATGGAGATCGCATTGACAAAGTCTTTGAAATTCCCGAGTGAGTGCTGACGCAGCGTTTGATTATACACAAACGAGTATTGTGGTGTTTTGACGGTAGAAGTACCGATCACGAAATGATTGCTCCAGAAAAACGTCATCTTTTCTCGGATCGACAGGTTCTCTTTGATCATCCGGTCGAACCACCAGTTCATCACTTGCAGCGTCTGGACCGAGTTTTTCCGCAGAAGCGACTGCGCGGGGCCAGTGCTTGCTACGGTATTGATCGTGTCTAACCAGCTTGCGAACGCTGGAGGCATCGGCTGATCGGCCAGGAGTTGATTGACGACCGCATTCATCGAGCCGAGAGCCTTCGCTGCCTGGAATTGTGAAAGCGGGACGCCAAACATGGCTCGGCCGAGAAGGTGGCGCACTTGTTGATCGCCCCACGGACCTGTATACGGCGACAGGTCGTTCGATTCGGTTTGTAGCGGTGCGGGGTTCGGATTGCCGGTGGTTGTATATCCCGGGATCGAGTAGGCAGAGCCCTTGCCTGCCGAAGCAGTGTCTGCAAGACCAGTTGTCGCTGCTGCGGCAGCGACCGTTGCACTCGAGCTTAAAAGAAATTTCCGTCGATTCATGAGCCTCGATAGTTTGATGAACGGAATTCGCGTTGCGAAGAACTGTTGTTGCTCTTAGGAGCGGCCAGATCGCCGGAGGTTTAAAGAAATAATCGATTGTACGTGAGCACATCGGATCGAATCATCCTCGTAGCCATCAATAGTGGCGGCTCGCATACCGAGATGTGTATCTCGTTTTCTGGTGGCAAGCAGACGCGATACGAACGCAGCGGTTCGTGGAAATACACCGATATCGGGATCGAGCGTTCGGTGTCGAATATGCTTCAACTGATATTTGATGCGGCCTCACCCGATGTGTATGATGTCCTGCGGGTCGTTATCTCAATGTCAGGGGCAAGTGATGAAATACGAAATCGGGAGTTCGAGACGGAGTTCACACATCGATCACCGTTCCGGCAGACACATATTCATCTCGAAGGGGATTCTTTGTTTTCGCTTCGAGCCGCCTATGGCTCACATGGCAGTGGCTTTCTTATGATTGCCGGTACAGGAAGTGTGGTAGTTGCAGCAGATCGTACCGGACGGGTTGTCAAACGTGGCGGATGGGGACGCATGCTTGGTGATGATGGAAGTGGTTACTGGCTTGGGCTGGAATCGTTACGACATTATACCAAGGCAATCGACGGAGCCGAGCGCACAGGAAGGCTCTTTGAACTTGTTCGAGAACAAATACGCTCGCTTGTGGGAAGCGATTTTGCCGACTTGCGTTTGGCGTTATATTCGGGTAAGGTTAGTCCCGCGCAATTTGGACGGTTGATATTTGAAGCCGGTGACGATCCTGCCGCGGATGAGATCCTTCGCAACGGAGCGAAGCACTTAGTCGATCTCGTTCGCTTAATTGAACGTGAAACCGGAGGATCCATCGATCGCATCGTTACCAGACACGGATCGGTCGCGTGTAGTCCGATCTACTCTGCTGCGATCGCCCGAGAGCTTGGTGATGGTTTCGAACTACGAACGCTTCACACTGACGACGTACTTGGGTTCGCACTAACTGAAGCAGCCCAGCTGGGAAGGTAAGCGAAGTCCTGTTATTTTTTTGCCCAGGTCTTATACAACGGGACCAGAGAACGCTCCGGTGCCTGTGCCTGAGAGAGCGCTACTTTTACGAAGAAATCGCGACTGCTTTCGTCCCAGAATACAAGTGGCATTTTGTCGCCGCCGAACGAGCCGTTCGATGCCTCGAACACCCCGCTCGAGAAATACCCGTCGGCAAGAGTGTAGTACATAAACGGTCCGGAATTCTTATACCGAAAGAAGCCAAGATCGGCAATATTGGCAAAATCGAAGGTAAGTTCGCCCGCGAGCTCATTGCCATCGAGGAATAAGCGTTTCTTGACGTTGGAGATATTGGGGAACAAGTCGGTAAGTTTCTTCCCCTGATAGTATTCCGAAATCAGCGAATTGAAGTCGTCTTTCGTCTGATCGGCCGTGTCGTTCGAGGCCTCGGAGTGGATGCGGGTAAAGAGGATAACGGCAGAGCCGCTCTTCCCATCCGGATTGAGCGAAACGCGCATTTCTTTATGGCCGGCGGTCAGGCAGGACGAGAGCGTGGCGGCAAGGAGCAGCGCGAAGGCGACGAATTGAGCGGTTGGTCGAATCATGCGTGCCCATAACACCGGAAGTAGGGTATTGAGATTCACCGAACAATCATGAAATTTTCCGTAGCGCGTCCCTTGTTGTTGCGGCCTGTAACCATCACTTTCACAACCCGTTGCCGACTTCCGAAGCGAATATAGAGATCCGTGTCGTCGAATACGACCCTGCCGTACATCGTTCGGAGTGGGATTCGTTCGTGCGCCGGTCGATGAACGGCACCGTCTTTCACGAGCAACGATTCCTGAATTATCATCCCGAGGGCCGCTTTGCGTTTGCGCATCTGCTGTTCTATTCGCAGCAGCGCCTGGTTGCAGTACTTCCAGGAGGATATAAGAACGGCGGCAAGATATACGAATCTCCCCTCGGCTCAAGCTATGGCTCGTTCGTCGTCGAAGACGTGAGTGCCGACGTTGCGCTCGCTATCGTCTCCGCATTCGAACGCTATATCGACGAACACGGCGTCGAAGAAGTATTCCTGACCAGTGCGCCGGTCATCTATTCACCGATCATTACACAAAATTTGGATTTCGCGCTCCTGTATAAGGGGTATGCGTACCAACGACATTATATTTCGCACGCGATCGAACTCTCGCGTGGCGGGGTGCCGTTCGATCGATTTCAGTCCACTGCACGCAAGCATATACGCCGTGTGACCCGGGAACATCCGGAGGTTCGGATCGAGGATGTCCCGCACAGCGAGCTGGAACGGGGACTACGCGAATTCTATCCGATTCTGCTCGAGAATAAAGCAAAGTTCGATGCAAAACCCACTCATACCCTCGACGAACTGCTGCGCTTGAACGAGTTGGTACCGGAGTTGATGCAGTTGTTTCTCGTTCGCGTCAATGACGAGCCAGTAGCAGGTTCGCTCCTGTTCCTCGCCAACAAGCGAGTGGCGCTGATCTTCTACCACATGCTGCGCTATGCGTTCGATGACATGAAGCCGATCTATTTGCTGATGAACCGAGTCACACAGTGGTCGCAGGAGAATGGCTTTGCGTTCGTCGATATCGGGGTGTCACAGGATACGCACGATGCGAACCCGATGACGCCGGCATTGTCGTTGATCCGGTTCAAAGAGAAGTTCGATTCGCGCGGGTTGCTGCGTTCGACGATGTCCAAACGTTATCGCCCATAAGAATGGCAGACGGCGGCGCGCGTAAGAGCATACGATTCCTCTTTGTCGGAGATCCTCGGTTCGACCGCCGCATTCGTAATCTCGTATCTCTCTTCGTTCGTGCGGGGTGGCGCATCGAGTTGTTCTATGGTTCTGTTACTCCGACCGAGGGAACATTGGATGGAGTGTCTGCGATGGTGCATATCAAGCCCTCTGCACCAAGCGGCCCAAGATTTTTCTTTTCCTACGATCGACTTCTGACAACGTACCTACGCAATGCACCTCCTGTGGACGTTACCGTGGTCTCGGACCTGTTCGGACTCAGAGCCGCAGCACGAACCAAGCCGGGGAAATCACTGCTCGTCTATGATGCTCGCGAGGTCTATACTCAACTTCCGGCAGTCGAGGGGAGCCAATTGAAGCA
It contains:
- a CDS encoding DUF1501 domain-containing protein, whose amino-acid sequence is MKRRDFLKHGATIGVALNALPVMMGGFPVKAFGRSPLRDLLAQSATANDHILVIVQLAGGNDGLNCVIPYTDPNYSALRPTLGLKPSDNILPLPDHQSLALHFNMSGAASLYSNKRMAIVQGVGYPDPELSHFRGTDIWNTSTDSNIYATTGWIGRFLSQLNPNYPPSQIPDGSTPLGIQFGASLSNLFLSKSGGMGIAINQLPTSANKSVHNYDDIPANPPIPYVELEYVRTIQEETEVYSKTLLNRSVTTNKVTYPTDNTLGDQLAQVAQCIASGFGTKIYLVYQGGYDTHSNQLSDQGANLQDLSDALKAFQDDLEAFAVADKVLTMTYSEFGRRPQENGSGTDHGTAAPLFIVGTQVNAGVYGNDPALDAASLTAGSGNLTYQQDHDFRNIYATMMYEWLLDGADTDKTALIGNVLTAGDGNTYSQNASWKYLGLVKSQSNVVTSSDAPGLMLLENYPNPVSSQTSIEYVLPASMPVTLGVFNTSGIEVERIIDARQEAGTHLAVFKPGSLPSGTYLYRLQTPVGTITKRMLIVH
- a CDS encoding DUF1800 domain-containing protein, which translates into the protein MNRRKFLLSSSATVAAAAATTGLADTASAGKGSAYSIPGYTTTGNPNPAPLQTESNDLSPYTGPWGDQQVRHLLGRAMFGVPLSQFQAAKALGSMNAVVNQLLADQPMPPAFASWLDTINTVASTGPAQSLLRKNSVQTLQVMNWWFDRMIKENLSIREKMTFFWSNHFVIGTSTVKTPQYSFVYNQTLRQHSLGNFKDFVNAISIDPAMLVYLNGNQNTYTIKNGHTINNINENYARELQELFTIGLTDPKTGEPNYTETDVQQAAKALSGWQPTTTAPFVGQFNTNLHDSVDTETFYGQTGKFQLSDIVNIILSKGTTTDGKNAPGYNVAYFICSKLYAQFVYYVPNPQVVDAMANLFVASNWEIKPVMKALLSSAHFYDSAVMGAQLKSPVEFLAGIIRDFGMSLPNFDPSDPPKNGSDAKGNLYSDPNVSYSYLVTAIGGVELGQQLLNPPNVKGWPGAHNWVSTGTLPQRLAIAAVMGTYPSPLDGSTKVRGVKLTFSPTGWANQLPNVSSMKSHDIATALESATLSFALGPKESATLYATLNPLSLPDSDFYLSDAYVSLFAISIMTLPEYQLI
- a CDS encoding GNAT family N-acetyltransferase; translation: MPTSEANIEIRVVEYDPAVHRSEWDSFVRRSMNGTVFHEQRFLNYHPEGRFAFAHLLFYSQQRLVAVLPGGYKNGGKIYESPLGSSYGSFVVEDVSADVALAIVSAFERYIDEHGVEEVFLTSAPVIYSPIITQNLDFALLYKGYAYQRHYISHAIELSRGGVPFDRFQSTARKHIRRVTREHPEVRIEDVPHSELERGLREFYPILLENKAKFDAKPTHTLDELLRLNELVPELMQLFLVRVNDEPVAGSLLFLANKRVALIFYHMLRYAFDDMKPIYLLMNRVTQWSQENGFAFVDIGVSQDTHDANPMTPALSLIRFKEKFDSRGLLRSTMSKRYRP